Proteins from a single region of Coregonus clupeaformis isolate EN_2021a chromosome 35, ASM2061545v1, whole genome shotgun sequence:
- the LOC121550410 gene encoding 26S proteasome non-ATPase regulatory subunit 11, with the protein MAAAAVAEFQRAQSLLSSDRNASIDILHSIVKRDIQESDEEAVRVKEQSILELGGLLAKTGQAAELGGLLKYVRPFLNSISKAKAARLVRSLLDLFLDMEAATGQEVELCLECIEWAKAEKRTFLRQALEARLISLYFDTKRYQEALHLGTQLLQELKKMDDKALLVEVQLLESKTYHGLSNLPKARAALTSARTTANGIYCPPKLQAALDMQSGIIHAAEKDWKTAYSYFYEAFEGYDSIDHPRAITALKYMLLCKIMLNLPEEVQGLVSGKLALRHAGRQTDSLKCVAQASKNRSLDDFEKALTEYRGELRDDPIISTHLTTLYDNLLEQNLIRVIEPFSRVQIEHISTLIKLSKGDVERKLSQMILDTKFHGILDQGEGVLIIFDDPAVDTTYEAALETIQNMSKVVDSLYNKAKKLT; encoded by the exons TAAAGCGGGACATCCAGGAGAGCGATGAGGAGGCGGTGCGTGTCAAAGAGCAGAGCATCCTGGAGCTGGGTGGTCTGCTGGCTAAGACGGGCCAGGCTGCAG AGCTGGGTGGTCTCCTGAAGTATGTGCGGCCGTTCCTGAATTCCATCAGCAAGGCCAAGGCGGCGCGGCTGGTGCGCTCGCTGCTGGACCTGTTTCTGGACATGGAGGCAGCTACAGGCCAGGAGGTGGAGCTGTGTCTGGAGTGCATCGAGTGGGCCAAGGCTGAGAAGAGGACATTCCTCAGACAGGCCCTGGAG GCTCGTctcatctctctgtattttgACACAAAGCGGTATCAGGAGGCGCTTCATCTAG GCACCCAGCTGCTCCAGGAGCTGAAGAAGATGGATGACAAGGCCCTGCTGGTGGAGGTGCAGCTGCTGGAGAGCAAGACGTACCACGGCCTCAGCAACCTGCCCAAGGCCCGCGCCGCCCTCACCTCTGCACGCACCACCGCCAACGGCATCTACTGCCCGCCCAAGCTACAGGCCGCCCTGGACATGCAGTCAG GGATCATCCACGCGGCAGAGAAGGACTGGAAGACGGCCTACTCTTACTTCTACGAGGCCTTCGAAGGCTACGACTCCATCGACCACCCCAGAGCGATCACCGCTCTCAAATACATGCTGCTCTGCAAAATCATGCTCAACCT TCCTGAGGAGGTCCAGGGTCTTGTCAGTGGAAAGCTAGCCCTGCGGCACGCcgggagacagacagactctctGAAATGCGTGGCACAAGCCAGCAAGAACCGGTCGCTGGACGATTTTGAAAAG gcccTTACAGAGTACAGAGGGGAGTTGAGAGACGACCCCATCATAAGCACACACTTGACCACGCTCTATGACAACCTGCTTGAACAAAACCTCATCCGTGTCATCGAGCCTTTCTCCAGGGTCCAG ATAGAACACATTTCCACCCTCATAAAACTCTCCAAG GGAGATGTCGAGAGGAAGTTGTCACAGATGATTCTGGACACAAAATTTCACG gtATTTTGGACCAAGGCGAGGGTGTGCTGATCATCTTTGATGATCCTGCAGTAGACACGACGTACGAGGCGGCCCTGGAGACCATTCAGAACATGAGCAAAGTGGTGGACTCACTCTACAACAAAGCCAAGAAGCTCACATAG